The following coding sequences are from one Carettochelys insculpta isolate YL-2023 chromosome 5, ASM3395843v1, whole genome shotgun sequence window:
- the CD180 gene encoding CD180 antigen, with product MACHRYGLILLGLFCASCEASEPVAAMCIEVTANKSYRCEDLGLREIPERLPATTEILDFSFNSLSSLHNSTFSKLKNLVYLDLTRCQINWIYEGAFQSNAHLNTIILTGNLLLFLADTAFLGPQSLKHLVLTETGLTSLTFIPMQNLDNLETFDLGSNHISSLHLPPNFPNRNLKYLDLQMNNIQRIATKDLEILQDTKNLTLILKGNDITHIEAGAFHSNSFYSLDFGGCFDISVVLAGLKDTQTHSLWLGTFEDGPDGLPINPPMLQDLCNISVVDISFQKRHLDDPTPAIFQCLSKLQRLDLTHTYISMLPSNISNMNTLEELVLNRNAFQHICNISATAFPSLTHLHIRENAQRLDLGSGCLETLSKLQHLDVSHSQIENIDCCNKQLKGLSGLQHLNVSYNRKLQLQDLAFQECPDLELLDLAFTHLYLNASQGPFRNLRLLHVLNLSYSSIDTSIQHLLEGLHNLFLLNLRGNKFQGGIMLNDNLFHQVPSLEELILSFCDLTAIQNQAFHTLQKLKWVDLSHNKLIAFSTDAFSNLKSIYLNFANNKIHIIPRNMLTNLSGQSIINLSYNPLECTCSNIGLLTWYKQNMDKIEDPEGTVCYEPKPLAGAKLSTVTLSCGISVAGIVCIVLVLTLLVVVILLWITRFLKRNYQAI from the exons ATGGCTTGCCATAGGTACGGGTTGATTTTGCTGGGGCTTTTCTGTGCTAGCTGTGAAGCATCTGAGCCTGTAGCTGCAATGTGCATTGAG GTTACAGCCAACAAAAGCTACAGGTGTGAAGATTTAGGCCTGAGAGAAATTCCCGAGAGACTTCCAGCCACAACAGAAATCCTTGACTTCAGCTTTAACTCGCTCTCTTCCCTTCACAATTCAACCTTCAGCAAGCTGAAGAATCTGGTCTATTTAGACTTAACAAG GTGTCAGATTAATTGGATCTATGAAGGTGCCTTTCAAAGCAATGCTCATCTGAACACGATCATCTTGACAGGAAATCTCCTCTTGTTTTTGGCTGACACGGCATTTCTTGGCCCTCAGTCTCTGAAGCATCTTGTCTTAACTGAGACAGGTCTAACCAGCTTGACATTTATTCCAATGCAGAACCTGGATAATTTAGAGACTTTTGACTTGGGCAGCAATCACATCTCCTCATTGCATCTCCCTCCAAACTTCCCAAACAGAAACCTCAAATACCTGGATTTGCAAATGAATAACATACAAAGAATAGCAACAAAAGACTTAGAAATTCTGCAGGACACAAAGAATTTAACTCTGATCTTGAAGGGCAATGATATTACACACATCGAAGCTGGGGCGTTCCATTCCAACTCCTTCTACAGTTTGGACTTCGGAGgttgctttgatatttctgtggTTTTAGCAGGGCTGAAGGATACCCAAACCCACTCTCTTTGGCTGGGGACATTTGAGGACGGACCAGATGGACTTCCTATAAACCCTCCTATGCTACAGGACCTGTGCAACATCTCTGTGGTGGATATCAGTTTCCAAAAGAGGCATTTAGATGACCCAACCCCTGCCATCTTTCAGTGTTTGAGCAAACTCCAAAGGCTGGATCTGACTCACACCTACATCAGCATGTTACCTTCTAACATCAGCAACATGAACACCCTGGAAGAATTAGTTCTCAATAGGAACGCCTTTCAGCATATTTGCAACATTAGCGCTACTgctttcccctccctcacccatcTCCATATCAGAGAAAATGCCCAGCGTCTGGACTTAGGCTCTGGCTGTTTAGAAACACTGTCAAAGCTTCAACACCTGGATGTAAGCCACAGCCAGATAGAAAACATAGACTGCTGCAACAAGCAGCTGAAAGGCTTGAGTGGATTACAGCACCTGAATGTGAGCTACAACAGGAAGCTTCAGCTCCAGGATTTGGCCTTTCAGGAATGTCCTGACCTGGAGCTCCTTGATTTGGCTTTTACGCATCTTTACCTCAATGCTTCCCAGGGCCCTTTCCGCAATCTGCGTCTTTTGCACGTCCTGAACCTTTCTTACTCCTCTATTGATACCAGCATCCAGCACCTCTTAGAGGGACTACACAACCTTTTCCTGCTGAACCTTAGGGGGAATAAATTTCAGGGAGGAATCATGCTAAATGACAACCTCTTTCACCAGGTGCCCAGTTTAGAGGAGTTAATTTTATCATTCTGTGATCTGACCGCTATACAAAACCAAGCCTTTCACACCCTCCAGAAGCTAAAGTGGGTTGATCTGAGCCACAACAAGCTGATTGCATTCAGCACAGATGCATTTTCCAATCTCAAAAGCATCTATCTCAATTTTGCCAATAATAAGATTCATATCATACCACGTAACATGTTAACTAACTTATCTGGCCAGAGCATAATCAATTTAAGTTACAATCCGCTGGAATGCACCTGTTCTAATATTGGTTTATTAACCTGGTACAAGCAGAATATGGATAAAATTGAAGATCCTGAAGGGACAGTGTGTTATGAGCCCAAACCTCTAGCAGGTGCTAAGCTGTCCACTGTAACACTGTCCTGTGGGATCAGTGTTGCCGGAATTGTGTGCATCGTGCTGGTTTTGACATTGCTTGTTGTTGTTATCTTGCTTTGGATTACACGCTTTTTGAAGAGAAATTACCAAGCAATCTAA